The nucleotide sequence TGTAGTTTTCCTCGGCAGTATTGATGAATTGGCAGAATTCGTCTTGTTCTTTTTTCGCTATAATTCGCTGAAAAATTTCGTCTACAAATAATTTTCCGCAAGTGTATTCTTTTAAAAAATGTAGAAATTTTTCTTTGGATAAGGTTCTAATTTGTACGTCGGTTACACATTCCTGATTTTTGCGAGTGGGTTTATCGGATACAAAAGAATAAAAATCGGTTACAAATTCGTTGGCAAGAAAAAAATCAATATTTTTCTCCTTTTCATTGTTGGCGTAAAACTCGCGAATAATGCCGCTGTCCAAAAAACGAAGCTCCTTTTCGGTTGTCCCAAAATGCAAAATTGGTTGGTTTTTCTTGTATTTTTTGGTTTCAAAAGAATGCACAAAAAGTTCTAACCCTTCTTTGTTAAAAGGAAATTCGGTAATGAAAAATTGGTATAATTGGTCGGTTTTAGTATCCATCTACCGTACAAAATTAAGTAAAAATTAAATAAATTAGTTTGGTTTTCCTATTTTTGTAGGAACTGAAAAGTAAATAAAATGAACAGAATCTCACAACTATTCAATATAAAATATCCTATTATCCAAGGCGGAATGATTTGGAACAGCGGGTACAAATTAGCTGCTGCTGTTAGCAATGCTGGCGGTTTGGGCTTAATTGGCGCCGGCTCCATGTATCCGGAAGTTTTGCGCGAACATATTCAAAAATGTAAGCAAGCAACCGATAAACCTTTTGGCGTGAATGTTCCCATGTTGTATCCAAATATCGATGAAATTATGAATATCATTGTGGAAGAAGGTGTGAAAGTCGTGTTTACATCGGCAGGAAATCCCAAAACATGGACCTCTTGGTTAAAAGAAAAAGGCATTACGGTGGTTCATGTGGTGAGTTCGTCAAAGTTTGCTGTTAAAGCACAAGAGGCGGGTGTTGATGCTGTGGTTGCTGAAGGTTTTGAAGCCGGTGGTCACAATGGAAGGGAAGAAACCACAACATTGACCTTAATTCCGATGGTAAAACAGCATTTACAAATTCCTTTGATTGCCGCAGGTGGAATTGCAACCGGAAAGGCGATGCATGCTGCAATGGTTTTAGGTGCTGATGGTGTTCAAATGGGCACCCGATTTGCAATGACTACCGAAAGTTCTTCGCACCAACATTTCAAAGATGCATGTGTGAATGCACAAGAAGGTGACACTTATCTTACGCTGAAAGAATTGGCACCGGTGCGGTTAATTCGCAATAAATTTTTTAACGAAGTGCAAGAAGCGTACGGAAAATGTGCCACAACTGACGATTTAAAAGCATTGTTGGGACGTGCAAGAGCCAAACGCGGTATGTTTGAAGGTGATTTGGAAAATGGTGAACTCGAAATTGGTCAGATTGTTGGCTTGATTAACGAAATTAAACCAGTTGATGATGTGATGCAGGAAATTATTGCCGATTTTCATCAATCTAGAAAAGTCGATTTATCGTTCTAAATTCATAATAAACCCATAAAAGCAAGGAATATTTACAATAGATATTCCTTTTTTTATTAATTTTAGAAAACCAACCTATAAATAAAATTATGAGTTATTACAAAATCGCCGATTTAGAACAATATTTTAAACATTATAAAAAGTCAGTCCGCGAGCCTCGAAAGTTTTGGAGCAAAATTGCAGAAGAAAATTTTATTTGGTATCAAGTTTGGGATAAAGTTTTTGAAGTTGATTTTCCCAAAGGCGCTATAAAATGGTTTGTGAATGCTAAATTAAATATTACTAAAAATTGTATTGACCGACATTTATCAAAGCGTGGCGAAAAAACAGCTTTAATCTTTGAACCAAACAATCCGTCTGAAAAACCGCAACACATCAGTTACAATGAACTGTACACTAGTGTTTCAAAAACAGCAAATGTTTTAAAATCGTTAGGCGTTAAAAAAGGCGATCGTGTGTGCATTTATTTGCCAATGATTCCAGAATTAGCCATAACCATGTTGGCTTGTGCCCGAATTGGCGCCATACATTCAGTGATTTTTGCAGGATTTTCAGATGCGGCCATTCGTTCGCGTGTGCAAGATTGTGCTGCAAAAATAATTGTAACTTCAGATGGAGGTTTCCGTGGCGAAAAAACAATTAAAACCAAAGAAGTTGTAGATAAAGCAATTGAAGGAGTAACTACCGTTGAAAAAGTTTTGGTGGTGAAACGCACCAATGAAAAAGTGGCGTTTAATCCAGAGAAAGACCTTTGGTTTGATGAACTGTACCAAGCTGCTGAAAACACAAATACTGCCGAAATTATGGATGCGGAAGATCCATTATTTATCCTTTATACTTCAGGGTCAACCGGTAAACCTAAGGGAATGGTGCACACCACAGCCGGATACATGGTGCAAACGGCTTATAGTTTTCAAAATGTTTTTAATTATAAAGATACCGATGTTTTTTGGTGCAGTGCCGATTTAGGATGGATTACAGGACATTCATACATTTTATATGGTGCCTTGTTAAACGGTGCCACGACAGTTCTTTTTGAAGGAATACCTACTTATCCTGATCCATCGCGCTATTGGGAAATCATTGATAAATATAAAATCACGCATTTTTATACAGCTCCCACAGCCATTCGTTCGTTAATGACTACTGATTATTCGTATGTAGCTTCGCACGATCTATCTTCCTTGCGGGTTTTAGGTTCTGTTGGCGAGCCCATTAATGAAGAAGCTTGGCACTGGTTTAATGATTTTATCGGAAAAAAACGATGCCCGATTGTAGATACATGGTGGCAAACAGAAACAGGTTCCATAATGATTGCACCGCTGGCGTTTGTTACTCCAACAAAACCAACTTACGCTACTTTACCATTGCCCGGCATACAATCGGTTTTAATGGACGAAAAAAACAATGAAATAAAAGGCAACCAAGTAATGGGCAGTTTATGTGTGAAGTTTCCATGGCCTTCGATTGCACGAACTATTTGGGGCGATCATGAGCGTTTTGTAAAAACCTATTTCACTGATTTTCCAGGAACTTATTTCACAGGCGATAACGCCTTGCGAGATGAAGTGGGCTATTACCGAATCACGGGTAGGGCAGATGATGTGGTGATTGTTTCAGGACATAATTTGGGAACAGCACCGATTGAGGATGCTATTAACCAACATCCGGCTGTAGCAGAATCGGCAGTGGTTGGATTTCCACATGATATAAAAGGAAATGCTTTATATGGATACATTTCCTTAAAAAAAGAAGGAAGCACACGCGACCGAGAAAACCTGAAAAAGGAAATTAACCAATTAATTGCAGATCATTACGGACCAATTGGTAAACTAGATAAAATGCAGTTTGTGGATGATTTACCAAAAACACGTTCAGGTAAAATACTGCGAAGACTATTGCGATCAATAGCAATGAATCAATTGGAAAATTTTGGCGATACATCAACGATGATTAATCCCGAAGTGGTTCAGAACATAATTAATGGTCGTGTTTAATAAAAAAATCCCTTTAATTTTCATTTTAAAGGGATTTTGTTTTTTATACAGCTACATTATGTTCACGCAAAGCATCGTTCAAAGAAGTTTTTTTATCGGTACTTTCTTTTCGTTTCCCAATAATTAATGCACATGGAACTTGATATTCACCGGCCGGGAATTTTTTTGTATAAGAACCAGGAATGACCACCGAACGCTCTGGCACATATCCTTTAATTTCGATAGGAGTTTCGCCAGTTACATCGATAATCTTTGTAGAAGCAGTTAAACAAACGTTGGCACCTAAAACAGCTTCTTTCCCTACACGAACACCTTCCACCACAATGCAACGAGAACCAATAAAAGCATTATCTTCAATAATCACAGGAGCGGCTTGTAGAGGCTCCAAAACACCGCCAATACCAACACCGCCGGATAAATGTACGTTTTTACCAATTTGCGCACAAGAACCCACGGTAGCCCATGTATCAACCATTGTTCCTTCATCAACATAGGCACCAATATTAACATAAGATGGCATTAAAATTACACCAGAGGATATATATGCTCCATGACGAGCCACTGCATTTGGAACCACACGAACACCTTTTTCAGCATAATTGCGTTTTAAAGGCATTTTGTCATGGTACTCAAAGATTCCGGCTTCCAATGTTTCCATTTTCTGAATAGGGAAATAGAGAACAACTGCTTTTTTTACCCATTCGTTTATTTGCCAACCACCATCAGTTGGTTCTGCAGTTCGCAATTCGCCATTATCAATTAAATCAATTACCTTTCTAATGGTGTTTTGTGTTTCTTCTTGTTGTAGTAACTCTCGGTTTTCCCAAGCTTGCTCTATGATGTTTTTTAATTCTTGCATAAAATCAGTTTTTGCAAATATATTAATCTTATTACTTATTTTTTCTAATCTAATAAAAAAACCTGCCGTAAAGCAGGTTTTTTATATTTGATAAGTAAGATAAACGGGTTTTACAAACGTTTATTTAATTTTATTAACGATAGCTGTGAAAGCTTCTGGGTGGTTCATTGCTAAATCTGCTAAAACCTTACGGTTTAATTCGATGTTGTTCGCTTTGATTTTCCCCATGAATTGAGAATAAGACATTCCGTGTAAGCGTGCACCAGCGTTGATACGCATGATCCATAACGCGCGGAAATTTCTTTTCTTTTGTTTTCTGTCGCGGTATGCATATTGCATTGCTTTTTCTACCGCATTTTTAGCTACTGTCCAAACGTTTTTACGTCTTCCGAAGAAACCTTTGGCTTGCTTCAAAATTCTTTTTCTTCTTGCTCTTGATGCTACTGCATTATTTGCTTTTGGCATAATTTTAAATTTTTTTTGTAGTAGGGCGGATGTGAAACACACCTCTTTCGACCGAATATTTTTAAAGATCAGCCCACTCCAGGGTTATTAAATTGTTTTAACCGAAAGAACGATTAGATGATTCTTAATTGTTCTTTGATGCTTTTCTCGTCTGCTTTATGTACTAAACCAGAGTGTGTTAAAGCTAATTTACGCTTTTTAGACTTCTTTGTTAAGATGTGGCTTTTAAAAGCGTGTTTTCTTTTAATTTTTCCAGAACCTGTAACGGTGAAACGTTTTTTGGCACTAGATTTAGTTTTCATTTTAGGCATTTGTTCCTAGGTATTTATGTTATCTTACTTAACAATATTTTGCAAAAATACTAATTTTTCTTTTTAGGTGCAATATACATGGTCATTCTTTTTCCTTCAAGAACGGGCATAGCTTCTACTTTACCATATTCTTCAAGGTCTTGTGCCAAACGCAATAGTAATATTTGCCCTTGTTCTTTGTAAATAATTGATCGTCCTTTAAAAAATACAAATGCTTTTAATTTAGAACCTTCTTTAAGAAACTTCATTGCATTTTTCTTTTTAAACTCGTAATCGTGTTCGTCTGTTTGTGGGCCAAAACGAATTTCTTTAACCGTAATTTGTGCAGTTTTAGCTTTCAACATTTTGTCACGTTTCTTTTGTTCGTAAAGAAACTTTTTGTAGTCGATAATTTTACAAACAGGTGGTGCAGCGTTGGGTGAAATTTCCACTAAGTCTAATCCTTGCTCATCTGCAATTGCCATTGCCTGAGAAGTTTTATATACTCCAGGTTCTACATTATCGCCTACTAAACGAACTTCTGGCACACGAATCGCTTCATTTGTTTTGTGTGCATCTTCCTTCTTCTCGTGAGGTTTGAAACCTCTTCTGTTATGTACTGCTATGGGTTTAAAATTTTGTGCTTGTTACCAAGCGGTTAAACTTAAAATTGTTTTATTGTTTTGTTTATTTCATCTTGAATTAATGAAGAAAATTCTTCAATACTCATTGATGTGTTTGTTTTTCCTGATTCGCCTTGTTTGCGCACTGAAACTTGGTTGTTTTTTTCTTCTTCTTCGCCAATGATCAACATATACGGGTACTTTTGTAATTCGGCTTCCCGAATTTTTTTACCTATTGTTTCGTTGCGGTCATCAAGTTTAGCGCGAATTTCGTTATTTTCCAACAAAGTTAAAACTTTTTTTGCATAATTTTCATATTTCTCGCTTAAAGACAAGATAATAACTTGCTCTGGCATCAACCATAATGGGAAATGACCGCCGGTATGCTCTAATAAAATGGCAATAAATCGCTCCATTGAACCAAAAGGGGCACGGTGAATCATTACAGGGCGGTGCAATTTATCGTCTGCTCCTTTGTAGGTTAAATCAAAACGCTCGGGTAAATTGTAATCTACCTGAATGGTTCCTAACTGCCAGCTGCGTCCTAAAGCATCTTTCACCATGAAATCTAACTTTGGTCCGTAGAAAGCTGCTTCGCCCGATTCCACCACATAGTTTAAGCCTTTATCTTTTGCTGCGCTGATGATGGCATTTTCTGCTTTTTCCCAATTTTCTACCGACCCAATATATTTATCTGGATTGCTTAAATCGCGAACGGAAACTTGAGCGGTGAAGTTTTCAAAACCTAATGATCCAAATACGTAAAGTACTAAGTCAATTACTTTTTTAAATTCTTCATCTAACTGGTCGGGTGTACAGAATATGTGGGCATCGTCTTGAGTGAAACCACGAACACGTGTTAAACCATGTAATTCACCTGATTGCTCATATCTATAAACCGTTCCAAATTCTGCATAACGTTTTGGCAAATCTTTGTACGACCAAGGTTTTGCATTGTAAATTTCACAATGGTGCGGACAGTTCATTGGTTTTAATAAAAACTCTTCGCCCTCTGCTGGTGTGTGAATTGGTTGGAATGAATCAGCGCCATATTTTGCATAATGCCCTGATGTTACATACAATTCTTTTTGACCAATATGCGGCGTTACAACTTGTTCATAACCTGCTTTCTTTTGTGCTTTGCGTAAAAATTGTTCCAAACGATCGCGCAATGCAGCACCTTTTGGCAGCCACAATGGCAATCCTTGCCCCACACGTTGCGAGAAATGAAACAATTCTAATTCTTTACCTAATTTACGATGATCACGGCGTTTTGCCTCTTCGATCATTTCTAAATATTCGGTAAGTTCTTTTTGTTTTGGAAACGATATACCGTACACACGCGTTAATTGCTTGTTCTTCTCATCACCGCGCCAATATGCACCTGCAACCGAAAGTATTTTTACGGCTTTAATGATTCCGGTGTTTGGAATGTGCCCTCCACGACACAAATCGGTGAAGGTTGCGTGGTCGCAAAAACTTATTGTTCCGTCTTCTAAATTCTGAATTAATTCGGTTTTATATTCGTTATCCTTATATAATTCCAATGCTTCTGCTTTTGTTGCAGATCGCATTTTAAACTCGTGTTTTTCTTTTGATATTGCTAAAATTCGATCTTCAATGGCTTTGAAATCATTGTCTGAGATCTTATTTGCACCAAAATCCACATCATAATAAAATCCATTGTCAATTGCAGGGCCAATTGTTAATTTAATGCCTGGATACATCTCTTGCAAAGCTTGTGCCATAACGTGTGATGTAGAGTGCCAAAAAGCTTTTTTTCCGTCGGCATCGTTCCAAGTATATAACGTTAAACTACCATCGGTGGTTAAAGGCGTAACCGTTTCAACGGTTGTTCCGTTAAAATTTGCTGAAATTACGTTACGTGCTAAACCTTCGCTTATGCTTAAAGCGACTTCATGCGGTGTTACGCCTGAAGCGTATTCGCGCACCGAACCATCTGGTAATGTTATTTTAATCATTTTGCTTTTTAAATTTATCATGCAAATATACTAAAGAATTATTTTACCTTAACAAAAAATAGTAAGCTTTCATTATGAAATGTTATAGTTTTTGCTTTATTTCGTTGTTATAATGATTACAAAAGATTTGGTAGAAATTGTTCGGTATGAAAATCGTTTTAAAAACGATTGGGATTCCTTTGTTGATAATGCTGAAAATGGAACTTTTTTGTTTCATAGAGTTTTTATGGAATATCACAAAGACCGATTCGAAGATTTTTCGCTGATGCTTTTTTGCAAGGGCAGTTTAAAAGCCATTTTGCCCGCTAATGTCTTAGATAAAACGATATATTCACACCAGGGTTTAACTTTTGGTGGATTGCTAATTGCGCCTCATTGCACCGATGAAACGTATGCCTTTTTTTGGCAACATATTAAAGACTATCTTTCGGTGAAAGGTTTTACCGATTTGATTTTTAAAGAAATGCCAGCGCCTTATCAAAGGCAAATGTGGAATGATGATTTAAGTCTTGATAGAAAATTAGTTCAGCAAACTAGTAATTTTCAAGTGAACCTTAATGATTTTAAAATTTCTAAAAGTAAATTAAAGCACTATCACCGTGCAGCAAAAAATAATTTTTTATTGGTGGAAGATGATGCATTTGAACCTTTTTGGAAGAATATTTTAGAGCCATTGCTTAGCGAAAAATACCAAACAAAACCTTTGCATTCGTTGGAAGAAATTACATCTTTAAAGAAAAAATTCAATAAAAATATCATTCAATGCAACCTTTATTATAAGGATGAAATTGTGGCAGGAATTACGTTGTTTGTACATGCCGGATTTATTGTTAAATCGCAATACGGTGCATCGTCAGCTTTAGGAAAAAAATTAAGAGCTATGGACTTTTTGTTTATTGAACTCATCCATAAATTTAAAAAACTTAATTTTGCTTTTTTTGATATGGGTACCGCGACTGATGCCTCTTTTCCCGAGGGTGTCAATCCTGGTTTAATGAATCAGAAAAAAGAATTGGGATGCCGTGCATATCCACAAAACATTTATCAAATTAGGCTATGATTCCTTATCTAAACATAAAAAAAATAAACCAACCGTATCAGGAAGCTTTTTTATCAAAAACCAAACTTTTTTTTGATAAAGGGCATTATATTTTAGGTGATGAAGTGTTGAAATTTGAGCAGGAATTTGCAGCTTATTGCAAGGTGTCGCACTGCATTGGCGTGGGTAATGGTTTAGATGCTTTACTGTTAATTTTTAAAGCTTATATTGAATTAGGAGCTTTGCAACCGGGCGATGAAGTGATTGTGCCTGCAAATACCTATATTGCTTGTATTTTAGCCATTCAAAATGCAGGTTTAACCCCGAAATTGGTCGATACTAATTTTTTAAATTATAATCTTACAATTGATGTGTTGCAGCAGCAAGTTACCCAAAATACCAAAGCGGTTTTGATGGTGCATTTATACGGACAAATCACCGATGCGTTGGCTATTCAAACATTTTGTAAAGATTTTGGATTGCTGCTAATAGAAGATGCAGCACAAGCACACGGCGCGGTGGCAAATGATAGAAAAGCCGGTGCTATTGGCAATGCGGCCGGATTTAGTTTTTATCCAGGCAAAAATTTAGGTTGTTTGGGCGATGGTGGTGCCATAACCACAAACAATGCACAACTTGCTGATTGTGTGCGCAGTTTGCGAAATTATGGTTCTGAATTAAAGTATCACAATATATATAAAGGTATCAATTCGCGACTAGACGAATTACAAGCGGCTTTTTTGCGATTGAAATTACCAGATTTAGATTTTGACAACAAGAAAAGACAAGGCATTGCAAAACGTTATTTAACAGAAATTGTAAATCCGTTGATTGTTTTGCCGTTTGTAAATGATTTTAGTGCGCATGTTTTTCATGTGTTCCCAGTGCGGGTAGAGCATCGGGCCGAGTTTCAACAGTATTTGATGGATCACAACATTCAAACGTTGATTCATTATCCTATTCCGCCTCATAAACAACAAGCAATGAGCGAATTAAATGATTTGCGTTTCCCGATTTCAGAGTTGGTTCACAAGCAAATTGTGAGTATTCCGCTGAACCCATCGCTAACGGTTGATGAGCAAGATTTTATTATTGAAAAAATGAATGGTTTTTAAATGGATGTGTATATAAAATCGTTTAATCGCCCGTATTTGCTGCATCGTACCATTGCCAGTATATATCATTTTTTACAACATTTCGATGCAAGAATTGTGGTTTTAGATGATGGAACACCTCAAAAATATTTAGATAAAATTGTAAATTTATTTCCAGAAGTAGAAGTTGTAAAATCACCTTATTACAATCAAAAAAGTGCAGCTATTTCTTCAAATATAGTTCCGGAAAAAGTTATTCCTGCCAA is from Paenimyroides aestuarii and encodes:
- a CDS encoding Crp/Fnr family transcriptional regulator is translated as MDTKTDQLYQFFITEFPFNKEGLELFVHSFETKKYKKNQPILHFGTTEKELRFLDSGIIREFYANNEKEKNIDFFLANEFVTDFYSFVSDKPTRKNQECVTDVQIRTLSKEKFLHFLKEYTCGKLFVDEIFQRIIAKKEQDEFCQFINTAEENYKNLLQHKPLWLQQIPQYHIASYLGITPETLSRIRKRIF
- a CDS encoding DegT/DnrJ/EryC1/StrS family aminotransferase; translation: MIPYLNIKKINQPYQEAFLSKTKLFFDKGHYILGDEVLKFEQEFAAYCKVSHCIGVGNGLDALLLIFKAYIELGALQPGDEVIVPANTYIACILAIQNAGLTPKLVDTNFLNYNLTIDVLQQQVTQNTKAVLMVHLYGQITDALAIQTFCKDFGLLLIEDAAQAHGAVANDRKAGAIGNAAGFSFYPGKNLGCLGDGGAITTNNAQLADCVRSLRNYGSELKYHNIYKGINSRLDELQAAFLRLKLPDLDFDNKKRQGIAKRYLTEIVNPLIVLPFVNDFSAHVFHVFPVRVEHRAEFQQYLMDHNIQTLIHYPIPPHKQQAMSELNDLRFPISELVHKQIVSIPLNPSLTVDEQDFIIEKMNGF
- the rplT gene encoding 50S ribosomal protein L20; its protein translation is MPKANNAVASRARRKRILKQAKGFFGRRKNVWTVAKNAVEKAMQYAYRDRKQKKRNFRALWIMRINAGARLHGMSYSQFMGKIKANNIELNRKVLADLAMNHPEAFTAIVNKIK
- the rpmI gene encoding 50S ribosomal protein L35, whose product is MPKMKTKSSAKKRFTVTGSGKIKRKHAFKSHILTKKSKKRKLALTHSGLVHKADEKSIKEQLRII
- a CDS encoding FemAB family protein — protein: MITKDLVEIVRYENRFKNDWDSFVDNAENGTFLFHRVFMEYHKDRFEDFSLMLFCKGSLKAILPANVLDKTIYSHQGLTFGGLLIAPHCTDETYAFFWQHIKDYLSVKGFTDLIFKEMPAPYQRQMWNDDLSLDRKLVQQTSNFQVNLNDFKISKSKLKHYHRAAKNNFLLVEDDAFEPFWKNILEPLLSEKYQTKPLHSLEEITSLKKKFNKNIIQCNLYYKDEIVAGITLFVHAGFIVKSQYGASSALGKKLRAMDFLFIELIHKFKKLNFAFFDMGTATDASFPEGVNPGLMNQKKELGCRAYPQNIYQIRL
- a CDS encoding NAD(P)H-dependent flavin oxidoreductase yields the protein MNRISQLFNIKYPIIQGGMIWNSGYKLAAAVSNAGGLGLIGAGSMYPEVLREHIQKCKQATDKPFGVNVPMLYPNIDEIMNIIVEEGVKVVFTSAGNPKTWTSWLKEKGITVVHVVSSSKFAVKAQEAGVDAVVAEGFEAGGHNGREETTTLTLIPMVKQHLQIPLIAAGGIATGKAMHAAMVLGADGVQMGTRFAMTTESSSHQHFKDACVNAQEGDTYLTLKELAPVRLIRNKFFNEVQEAYGKCATTDDLKALLGRARAKRGMFEGDLENGELEIGQIVGLINEIKPVDDVMQEIIADFHQSRKVDLSF
- the thrS gene encoding threonine--tRNA ligase; translation: MIKITLPDGSVREYASGVTPHEVALSISEGLARNVISANFNGTTVETVTPLTTDGSLTLYTWNDADGKKAFWHSTSHVMAQALQEMYPGIKLTIGPAIDNGFYYDVDFGANKISDNDFKAIEDRILAISKEKHEFKMRSATKAEALELYKDNEYKTELIQNLEDGTISFCDHATFTDLCRGGHIPNTGIIKAVKILSVAGAYWRGDEKNKQLTRVYGISFPKQKELTEYLEMIEEAKRRDHRKLGKELELFHFSQRVGQGLPLWLPKGAALRDRLEQFLRKAQKKAGYEQVVTPHIGQKELYVTSGHYAKYGADSFQPIHTPAEGEEFLLKPMNCPHHCEIYNAKPWSYKDLPKRYAEFGTVYRYEQSGELHGLTRVRGFTQDDAHIFCTPDQLDEEFKKVIDLVLYVFGSLGFENFTAQVSVRDLSNPDKYIGSVENWEKAENAIISAAKDKGLNYVVESGEAAFYGPKLDFMVKDALGRSWQLGTIQVDYNLPERFDLTYKGADDKLHRPVMIHRAPFGSMERFIAILLEHTGGHFPLWLMPEQVIILSLSEKYENYAKKVLTLLENNEIRAKLDDRNETIGKKIREAELQKYPYMLIIGEEEEKNNQVSVRKQGESGKTNTSMSIEEFSSLIQDEINKTIKQF
- the infC gene encoding translation initiation factor IF-3, with translation MAVHNRRGFKPHEKKEDAHKTNEAIRVPEVRLVGDNVEPGVYKTSQAMAIADEQGLDLVEISPNAAPPVCKIIDYKKFLYEQKKRDKMLKAKTAQITVKEIRFGPQTDEHDYEFKKKNAMKFLKEGSKLKAFVFFKGRSIIYKEQGQILLLRLAQDLEEYGKVEAMPVLEGKRMTMYIAPKKKN
- the acs gene encoding acetate--CoA ligase, producing the protein MSYYKIADLEQYFKHYKKSVREPRKFWSKIAEENFIWYQVWDKVFEVDFPKGAIKWFVNAKLNITKNCIDRHLSKRGEKTALIFEPNNPSEKPQHISYNELYTSVSKTANVLKSLGVKKGDRVCIYLPMIPELAITMLACARIGAIHSVIFAGFSDAAIRSRVQDCAAKIIVTSDGGFRGEKTIKTKEVVDKAIEGVTTVEKVLVVKRTNEKVAFNPEKDLWFDELYQAAENTNTAEIMDAEDPLFILYTSGSTGKPKGMVHTTAGYMVQTAYSFQNVFNYKDTDVFWCSADLGWITGHSYILYGALLNGATTVLFEGIPTYPDPSRYWEIIDKYKITHFYTAPTAIRSLMTTDYSYVASHDLSSLRVLGSVGEPINEEAWHWFNDFIGKKRCPIVDTWWQTETGSIMIAPLAFVTPTKPTYATLPLPGIQSVLMDEKNNEIKGNQVMGSLCVKFPWPSIARTIWGDHERFVKTYFTDFPGTYFTGDNALRDEVGYYRITGRADDVVIVSGHNLGTAPIEDAINQHPAVAESAVVGFPHDIKGNALYGYISLKKEGSTRDRENLKKEINQLIADHYGPIGKLDKMQFVDDLPKTRSGKILRRLLRSIAMNQLENFGDTSTMINPEVVQNIINGRV
- a CDS encoding 2,3,4,5-tetrahydropyridine-2,6-dicarboxylate N-succinyltransferase → MQELKNIIEQAWENRELLQQEETQNTIRKVIDLIDNGELRTAEPTDGGWQINEWVKKAVVLYFPIQKMETLEAGIFEYHDKMPLKRNYAEKGVRVVPNAVARHGAYISSGVILMPSYVNIGAYVDEGTMVDTWATVGSCAQIGKNVHLSGGVGIGGVLEPLQAAPVIIEDNAFIGSRCIVVEGVRVGKEAVLGANVCLTASTKIIDVTGETPIEIKGYVPERSVVIPGSYTKKFPAGEYQVPCALIIGKRKESTDKKTSLNDALREHNVAV